The sequence below is a genomic window from Streptomyces sp. V1I1.
CTGGCGGATCGCACTGATCTGACCGTCCGCTGAAGGAGCTGTCATGGCGTGCGCGTCGGAGCTCATCCCCGTACCGGCAAGCGTGGCATACGCCCGCGCGCCACGAGCTCTTGCGGATTCGGCTCGTTCCAGTACGACGGCGCCGGCGCCCTCGGCCATGACGAAGCCGTCCCGGGCGCTGTCGAACGGCCGCGATGCGCTCTGAGGTTCGTCATGACGGCTGGACAGGGCTCCCATGCGGGCGAAGGCCGCCATGGACAGCCGGCCGATGCATGCCTCTGTGCCGCCGGCGACAACGACGTCGGCCCGCCCGGCACGAAGTATGGCGAGCCCCATGGCGATTGCCTCCGCTCCAGAGGCGCAGGCGCTGGTCGGCGCGTGGGCACCGGCGCGGGCCTCGAGATCCAGACTGACGGCGGCGGCCGGGCCGTTGGGCATCAGCATCGTCACGGCGAAGGGCGACACTCGTCCCGGCCCCTTCGCCGATGACACGTCATGCTGGTCTACCAGGGTCTTCCCGCCGCCGAGGCCGGTGCCGATCACCACGGCCAACCGCTCGGGCGCCACCGTGGGCGCGCCGGCGTCGGCCCATGCCTGCCGGGCCGCCACCATCGCAACCTGCTGGCAGCGGTCCATCCGCCGGGCCTCGACCCGGTCCAGTACCTCGGTCGGTTCCTGACTCAGTCGGCCTGCCAGCCGTACGGGCAGATCGCGGGCCCAGGGTTCGTCGAGCACGGTGATCGGGGATTCGCCGGCGAGCAGCGCCGTCCAGGAGGAGTGGACGTCGGCGCCCAGCGGCGTGGTCATTCCTAAACCGGTGACCACAACGCCGGTTGTACCGAGGACTTCCCCGTCCGGGGGACCGGGGAGATCGGGGAGCTTCGGATAACCCAAGAAGTAGTCGTCAGATGCTTCGTAGGACATCACGGTTCCCTTTCTGAAGCCT
It includes:
- a CDS encoding beta-ketoacyl synthase; the encoded protein is MSYEASDDYFLGYPKLPDLPGPPDGEVLGTTGVVVTGLGMTTPLGADVHSSWTALLAGESPITVLDEPWARDLPVRLAGRLSQEPTEVLDRVEARRMDRCQQVAMVAARQAWADAGAPTVAPERLAVVIGTGLGGGKTLVDQHDVSSAKGPGRVSPFAVTMLMPNGPAAAVSLDLEARAGAHAPTSACASGAEAIAMGLAILRAGRADVVVAGGTEACIGRLSMAAFARMGALSSRHDEPQSASRPFDSARDGFVMAEGAGAVVLERAESARARGARAYATLAGTGMSSDAHAMTAPSADGQISAIRQALSSGGLGPHDIVHVNAHAPGTPVGDRIEASALLESIGPHALVTATKSITGHLIGGAGAIEAIFTVLSIFNDVIPATRNLDDKDPEVKVDIVTGSPRHTKVTAAISNSFGFGGHNVVLAFTKPA